A region from the Lolium perenne isolate Kyuss_39 chromosome 4, Kyuss_2.0, whole genome shotgun sequence genome encodes:
- the LOC127348626 gene encoding phospholipase A1 EG1, chloroplastic/mitochondrial-like: MAAAKLAVAPSSPTKRLRACMPPVAATSTTHVTLRLSSNLQHKPAATTVAVPTAALAPVDGRSDAHAAACSWQEVHGADDWRGLVEPLHPLLRAELVRYGELVAACYRAFDLDPTSKRYLNCKHGKKQILRAVGMADAGYEVTRYIYAAPDVTLPMGISRPCSKSRWIGYVAVASDEEARRLGRRDILVSFRGTVTCSEWLANFMSTLAPARFDPADPRPNVRVESGFLSLYTSDNEAGKFTTGSCRNQLLSEISRLIAEHKHEDISITLAGHSMGSSLALLLGYDLAELGMNRGVHGGAIIPITVFSFGGPRVGNLEFKRRCDELGVKVLRVANANDPVTKMPGILFNEAARVLGGRYEMPWSKACYAHVGVEVALDFFKAGDVACVHDLEVYINQLLNFPKDAVATASPAKRGEDEIMSGMLQSVFESWRWKIAVIRTGEWLRTLGI; this comes from the coding sequence ATGGCGGCGGCGAAGCTTGCCGTGGCACCGAGCTCGCCTACGAAGCGCCTCCGCGCCTGCATGCCGCCTGTGGCAGCGACCTCCACCACGCATGTCACACTGCGCCTTAGCAGCAACCTTCAGCACAAGCCTGCAGCGACGACGGTGGCCGTACCCACTGCCGCGTTAGCGCCCGTAGACGGCCGCTCCGACGCCCACGCGGCGGCGTGCTCGTGGCAGGAGGTGCACGGCGCCGATGACTGGCgagggctggtggagccgctccacCCGCTGCTCCGCGCCGAGCTCGTCCGGTACGGGGAGCTCGTCGCCGCCTGCTACCGCGCGTTCGATCTCGACCCGACGTCGAAGCGGTACCTCAACTGCAAGCACGGCAAGAAGCAGATCCTGCGCGCCGTCGGCATGGCCGATGCCGGGTACGAGGTCACAAGGTACATCTACGCGGCCCCGGACGTGACCCTGCCAATGGGGATCTCCCGCCCCTGCAGCAAGAGCCGGTGGATCGGCTACGTGGCCGTCGCGTCGGACGAAGAGGCCAGACGGCTTGGCCGGCGCGACATCCTCGTCTCCTTTCGCGGCACCGTGACATGCTCGGAATGGCTAGCTAATTTCATGAGCACTCTCGCTCCGGCGCGGTTTGACCCGGCCGATCCACGCCCCAACGTGAGGGTCGAGTCAGGGTTCCTCTCCCTCTACACCTCCGACAACGAGGCCGGGAAATTCACCACGGGAAGCTGCCGCAACCAGCTCCTCTCCGAGATATCACGCCTCATCGCCGAGCACAAGCACGAAGACATCAGCATAACCCTCGCCGGCCACAGCATGGGGAGCTCCCTCGCGCTCCTACTCGGCTACGACCTCGCCGAGCTCGGCATGAATCGTGGCGTCCACGGAGGTGCAATAATCCCCATCACCGTCTTCTCCTTCGGCGGCCCGCGCGTGGGCAACCTTGAGTTCAAGCGCCGGTGCGACGAGCTCGGCGTCAAGGTGCTACGGGTGGCGAACGCGAACGACCCGGTGACCAAGATGCCCGGTATCCTCTTCAACGAGGCTGCTAGGGTTCTGGGAGGACGATACGAGATGCCATGGAGCAAGGCCTGCTACGCGCACGTCGGCGTCGAGGTCGCCCTCGACTTCTTCAAGGCTGGCGACGTAGCTTGCGTACACGATCTGGAGGTATATATCAACCAGCTCCTAAATTTCCCCAAGGACGCCGTCGCCACTGCTTCCCCGGCGAAAAGGGGAGAAGATGAGATAATGAGTGGTATGCTTCAATCTGTGTTTGAGTCGTGGAGATGGAAAATTGCAGTGATTCGTACCGGCGAGTGGCTGCGCACGCTGGGAATTTGA